The sequence CGCCTTGGAATCAATTCCAAGGCTAATAAACTAAGTCTACTAAAGTAGACTAAAAGTCTTGCCAGTCATCTTTAGATGACTTTTGCTATTAGACGGGGAATTGCATTCCCCGGCGGTTTTGATAATAGTGCAAGATGTAAAAAGCCCGCAGGCTATAAGCCTGGGGCTAATATTACGAAGCCCACCGTAAGGTGGGCTAAAAGAATTACCAGCCCGCGCAGGCGGGCTTTGTTCCCATAGCCCCACCCTTCGAGGGTGAGGGCGATTATGATTATAATTACGGATTAACTTCTTTCACATCCCAAACGCCCGCTTCATCTCTTAGATAAATAGTCCGATTTTGGGGTTCTCCCCTTAACCTTAAATGGTCAACTTTTACAGGTTCAAATAATAACAAACAAAAGTTATTTAAGGGTTTATTTTCATCTGGCTGTGGTGGTGAAAAAGCTTCGGGGTTAGCTCTAGGTTCTCCCGGATGTGCCCAAGCAAATTGAACGCGAGCGTTATCGGATAAGTCTTGCCATGTTAATTCGCGAGCTTTTATCAATTCTGATTCTTGATAATTAGCATCAATAATTATAATGTTTCCAGCAATGCGGAACTGTTCGCGGGTGTTAGTGAAATACCAGCATATTTCTCCCGAAGATTTATTTTTTATTTCTGTAATTTTTTCGCTGCGAGTATCGGTAATAATTTTTAATTTATTGGTATCTTCTAAAAAGCCGCGAAACACTACGGTACGGTTCGCGGGAGTTCCATCACTGCGGACAGTTGCTAACTGAAAATAGCGCGAATGCGGTTGACTGCGGTTCTTTTTGAGAGCATTAGCTAGGAATGAGCGCCAAGGAGCAATAGACATCTTTTAATTTTAGATTTTAGATTTTGCAGTAAAGTTGGGGGTGTCGGTTTCCGTCCCCCAAACTTTACCAAGACGGATTTTGGATTGCGGTTGGTAGTAGCAACTAAAAAATGAAAAACCGATAAATTCCATAAATATATACATTAATTAATCAAATAGAACCAAAAATCTGTCATAGCTCCTAACTGCTCGCTGTTGACTGCTCGCTGCTTACTGATTTTTCTGGCGTAATTTCTAAAATTATGCAGTCTTTTATTGTAATGCTACTTGACGTATAGTCTTAATCTGAAAGAAAAAAGACGCGATAAAAATATGGTTCGAGAGCTTGAACGGAAACACGTTGGTGCAGAATTTCCTCAAACAGCCCCTGCTGCTAATCCTGTATTTTTCAGGACTTACAGCCGTCGTCAGCAACCCGAAGGAACTAGAGAATCCTGGAGTCAGGTGTGCGATCGCACTCTAAAAGGTTTGGTGGAGTTGGGTAAGCTAACTCAAGATGAAGCCTTACTTTTGGAGGAGATGCAGCGCAATTTAAAGGCTTTACCTAGTGGCAGATGGTTATGGGTGGGCGGCACAAATTGGCTGGCTCAACCGAAGAATTTTTCGGGTGCTTATAACTGTACTTCGACAAACGTCATTGACTGGAGTGCTTTCGGGTTAATGATGGATTTGGCCATGATGGGCTGCGGTACGGGAGCAATTTTAGAACCGAAATATATTAATCAGTTACCCACTATCCGCAATAATTTAAAGGTAACGGTAGAAGGCAATATTGGTAAAACTATAGCTAACGAGCGCCGTGAATTTACGGGAACAGAAATAAACGGAAATCAAGCCACAATTTACGTCGGAGATAGCCGTCAAGGTTGGGTAAAGTCCTATCAAACTCTTTTAGAATTATCTACTGACGAACAGTTTACAGAAGAAGTTGAGGTAATTGTTGATATCAGCGATATTCGTAAAGCTGGCGAACCGCTGCAAGGTTTTGGTGGTATGGCTAATCCGGTGAAGCTACCCGCACTTTATCAGCGCTGTGCTGCGATTCTGAATAAAGCTGTTGGCAGAAAATTAACTTCGGTTGAGTGCTGTTTGTTGATTGATGAAGCGGCTGTGACAATTGTGGCAGGCAACATCCGTAGAAGCGCTGGTATCCGTCAAGGAATTGATACAGATGCCGCATTCACAGACGCGAAAGCAAATCTATGGCAACAAGGTGAAGATGGAAATTGGCGGATTGACCCAGAAAGGGATGCATTGCGTATGGCGAATCACTCAAGGGTATTTCACCATAAACCGACTTTAGAAGAATGTGTTAATGCCGTTCGTAAACAATATTACAGTGGTGAAGGTGCGATTCAATGGGCTGGTGAAGCTGTTGCTAGAGCAAACGTTGATTTGTTAACCACTAAGGAATTAAAAACTGAATTTTTAGAAGCTTACGACCGAGGAGAAGCAAAGCAGTGGTTACAGAAAAGACATCTTAATTTAGATGAGAAAGAATTAGAACATCGGCTAGGACGTTATGGGCTTAACCCATGTCATTCAGGTGATACTCTAGTTTCTACAGATAAGGGATTAGTCCCAATTAAAGATTTAGTTGGTAAGCCATTTAAAGCTTTAGTTGATTTACGTTCTGTAGGATTAGAAGGAGTGAAATTAACTGATGCAATAGCATTTTGTACAGGTGTACAAACCACATATCTTGTCACACTAAAAAATGGACAACAAATGAGATGTACTGCTGACCATCAGCACTTTACGAATAAAGGATGGGTCGCAACTAAAGATTTGACTTCAGAACATAATATTTATATTCAGAAAGGAGAAGGATTTTTTGGTGAAGGTACTATCACAGTTGAGCAAGCACAAATGCTTGGTTGGTTATACGGTGATGGCTCTATTTATCAAGGCTCTAGAGGTAAGGATGCTGTATTCTATATAAATCGGCATGAGTATCAAACTGTTTTTCCCGTTCTCCAGTCCGCAGTAGAATCGTTAACTGGGTATAATCATCAACCAAGTTTTGTTAAAGGTATCTATACATTTCATAGTGGTTCACCTGTAATGCATTCCTTCTTTGAACAATTAGGTATAGAGTCAAAAAATTCTTTACCGGATAAATTTTTAACGGAATCCAAAGAAGTAATTATTGGGTTCTTACAAGGATTGTTTAGTGCCGATGGATGC comes from Rivularia sp. PCC 7116 and encodes:
- the nrdJ gene encoding ribonucleoside-triphosphate reductase, adenosylcobalamin-dependent; protein product: MVRELERKHVGAEFPQTAPAANPVFFRTYSRRQQPEGTRESWSQVCDRTLKGLVELGKLTQDEALLLEEMQRNLKALPSGRWLWVGGTNWLAQPKNFSGAYNCTSTNVIDWSAFGLMMDLAMMGCGTGAILEPKYINQLPTIRNNLKVTVEGNIGKTIANERREFTGTEINGNQATIYVGDSRQGWVKSYQTLLELSTDEQFTEEVEVIVDISDIRKAGEPLQGFGGMANPVKLPALYQRCAAILNKAVGRKLTSVECCLLIDEAAVTIVAGNIRRSAGIRQGIDTDAAFTDAKANLWQQGEDGNWRIDPERDALRMANHSRVFHHKPTLEECVNAVRKQYYSGEGAIQWAGEAVARANVDLLTTKELKTEFLEAYDRGEAKQWLQKRHLNLDEKELEHRLGRYGLNPCHSGDTLVSTDKGLVPIKDLVGKPFKALVDLRSVGLEGVKLTDAIAFCTGVQTTYLVTLKNGQQMRCTADHQHFTNKGWVATKDLTSEHNIYIQKGEGFFGEGTITVEQAQMLGWLYGDGSIYQGSRGKDAVFYINRHEYQTVFPVLQSAVESLTGYNHQPSFVKGIYTFHSGSPVMHSFFEQLGIESKNSLPDKFLTESKEVIIGFLQGLFSADGCINVKGRNIELRNRSRQLLAQIQIILLNLGIKSSLIIKQKPGAPGVPYTLKDGTEKVSRNQGSWRLIIYSGDGARQFRKVVAFPLVPEKQERLEKIAAYKVSRNYSEAVISSRYASKLKSIEEYGEEPVYDLHVPLTHSFIANGCITHNCGEIIGSNFHCNLSEIHLNQIDPENHKEQEQAFTAGALSVAALLNHKFLEPRYQYSRELDPIVGVSFTGLFDFFVRAFGVDWLRWWSEGRPATNEGLAFKRREQEYLSMWKDIVHRVVWEYCDRNNIKRPNRCTTVQPSGTKSLLTGASPGWHPPKAQRFIRRITFRKNDPVAMACIDYGYAVVPSQTDKDENGNLLNDPFDSRCTEWLVEIPVAVPWADVPGADQIAIDKFSAFAQMDFYMQVQQFYVTHNTSATIEVRENEVEELGNKIYQAIQNDEGYISAALLARFDDHETFPRLPFEPISKQQYDELMQQVEKRRDTNNFYSALKRYDFGELMEAGPSGCDSDKCMMPEEKPM
- a CDS encoding Npun_F5749 family FMN-dependent PPOX-type flavoprotein, which gives rise to MSIAPWRSFLANALKKNRSQPHSRYFQLATVRSDGTPANRTVVFRGFLEDTNKLKIITDTRSEKITEIKNKSSGEICWYFTNTREQFRIAGNIIIIDANYQESELIKARELTWQDLSDNARVQFAWAHPGEPRANPEAFSPPQPDENKPLNNFCLLLFEPVKVDHLRLRGEPQNRTIYLRDEAGVWDVKEVNP